A part of Ignavibacteriales bacterium genomic DNA contains:
- a CDS encoding alpha/beta hydrolase: MSEENKKNKRKPGQERDEIIGKVEYYRQFNSKLLNNKRDIVVWLPNGYNPQKHPDKTYPVLYMHDGQNIIDPKTSYAGKDWRIDETVTKLIRQKKIKEIIVVGIYNTTDRLEEYSWSDKGQKYLSFIIDELKPFIDFEYKTKTGKEDTAIMGSSMGGLISFYAAWHHPEVFSMAGCLSSSFYFNNDRSIKQVELYNGPKKHVKFYIDHGEDGLIRGQKMFCLLTQKGYVVGTDIDYQYVPGAEHNEKEWAARLERPLLFFFKEKK, from the coding sequence ATGTCAGAGGAGAATAAAAAAAATAAGCGGAAACCGGGGCAAGAAAGAGATGAAATCATTGGCAAAGTAGAATACTATCGCCAGTTTAATTCAAAATTATTGAACAACAAAAGAGACATTGTTGTCTGGCTGCCAAATGGTTACAACCCTCAAAAACATCCTGATAAGACCTATCCGGTTCTTTACATGCACGATGGTCAAAATATAATTGACCCTAAGACTTCTTATGCCGGAAAGGACTGGCGCATTGATGAAACAGTAACTAAACTTATCCGACAGAAAAAGATAAAAGAAATAATTGTTGTGGGAATCTATAACACCACTGATAGATTAGAGGAGTACAGCTGGAGTGATAAGGGACAGAAATATTTAAGTTTTATTATTGATGAGTTAAAGCCTTTTATAGATTTCGAATATAAAACGAAGACAGGGAAAGAAGATACTGCTATAATGGGCTCATCTATGGGGGGATTAATTTCATTTTATGCTGCGTGGCACCATCCGGAAGTTTTTTCAATGGCTGGCTGCCTTTCAAGTTCATTTTATTTTAATAACGATAGAAGTATTAAGCAAGTTGAATTATACAACGGTCCTAAAAAGCATGTTAAATTTTATATTGATCATGGTGAGGATGGGTTAATCAGAGGGCAGAAAATGTTCTGTTTGTTGACCCAAAAGGGTTATGTCGTCGGGACTGATATTGATTACCAATATGTCCCCGGAGCCGAACACAATGAAAAAGAGTGGGCAGCAAGATTGGAAAGACCGTTGTTATTCTTTTTTAAAGAGAAGAAATAG
- a CDS encoding RNA-binding protein, translated as MSTKLFIGSLPWAVNDKALREMFESHGAVVTAKVVTDRQTGKSRGFGFVEMENESEASAAITALNGTEVNGRNIIVSEAKPKEK; from the coding sequence GTGAGTACTAAATTGTTTATAGGGAGTCTTCCCTGGGCAGTTAACGACAAAGCTTTGAGGGAAATGTTTGAATCTCATGGCGCAGTCGTTACTGCAAAAGTTGTTACCGATCGTCAGACCGGTAAATCGAGAGGATTTGGATTTGTTGAAATGGAAAATGAATCCGAAGCAAGTGCAGCTATCACAGCATTGAATGGTACGGAAGTAAATGGACGTAACATTATTGTAAGTGAAGCAAAGCCAAAGGAAAAATGA
- a CDS encoding neutral zinc metallopeptidase, which produces MRWQGRRGSSNIEDKRGLSSKGIIGGGIGGIVIILIVMLLGGDPTSLLQNIQTDQQTSNSNYSETAEEKELAQFVSVVLAETEDTWHKIFSDLGENYREPKLVLFTGSVQSACGTAGASTGPFYCPGDEKLYIDLSFFDELQKRFKAPGDFAMAYVIAHEVGHHIQNLLGTMDKMNQLRSRLSEEEYNKYSVRLELQADFYAGVWAHYTDKSKRLLEEGDLDEAINAASAVGDDRIQKQSQGYVVPESFTHGTSEQRKRWFYKGFTTGDIRQGDTFGTDNL; this is translated from the coding sequence ATGCGCTGGCAAGGAAGAAGAGGAAGCTCAAACATTGAAGACAAACGAGGGCTTTCATCGAAAGGCATTATAGGCGGGGGTATCGGTGGAATTGTAATCATTCTGATCGTTATGCTTTTAGGCGGCGATCCAACTTCGCTGCTGCAAAATATTCAAACAGATCAACAAACATCCAATTCTAATTATTCTGAAACAGCAGAAGAAAAAGAACTCGCACAGTTTGTTTCCGTAGTGCTTGCAGAAACTGAAGATACATGGCATAAAATATTTTCTGACCTTGGTGAAAACTATCGTGAGCCAAAATTAGTTTTATTCACGGGAAGTGTGCAATCTGCCTGCGGTACGGCAGGTGCATCAACCGGACCTTTTTATTGTCCCGGTGATGAGAAACTGTATATTGATTTAAGTTTCTTTGACGAACTCCAAAAAAGATTTAAAGCACCCGGAGATTTTGCAATGGCTTACGTGATTGCTCACGAAGTCGGACATCATATTCAAAACCTTTTAGGAACAATGGATAAAATGAATCAACTTCGCTCACGATTAAGTGAAGAAGAGTACAACAAATACTCAGTCAGATTAGAACTTCAAGCAGATTTTTATGCAGGAGTTTGGGCACATTACACTGACAAATCGAAAAGGCTTCTTGAGGAAGGTGACTTAGACGAAGCAATAAATGCCGCAAGTGCTGTTGGCGATGACAGAATTCAAAAGCAGTCACAGGGCTATGTTGTTCCCGAATCTTTCACTCACGGTACTTCGGAACAAAGAAAACGCTGGTTCTATAAAGGATTTACTACCGGTGATATTAGGCAGGGGGATACATTTGGCACCGATAATCTTTAA